A segment of the Streptomyces sp. NBC_01235 genome:
CTGGTCGGAGAGCTCGCTGGTCATCATCTTCGCCCACTGCTGGAACCTGTCCCGGTCGGCGCTCGGGACGCCCAGCAACTCGCAGATCATCAGCGAGGGGATCGGCTGGGCGAACGCCTCCACCAGATCGACCGGGCCGCCCTTGCGCTCCATCGCGTCCAGGCACTCGGTGGTGATCTCCTCGACCCGCTCGGTCAGTTCGCGCATCCGGCGTACGGTGAACTTGCTGATCAGCAGCTTCCGGAAGCGGGTGTGCTCGGGGGCGTCGAGCCCGGTCATGTCACCGACCGGTGCGGGCGGCAACTGGCCGACATCGGCGAGCGGGTAGTGGACGAGCTCATGCCGCGCACTGAATCGCTGGTCGGCGAAGATCGACCGCACCGTGGCGTACCCGGTGGCCAGCCAGCCGATGTGCCCATCGGGGTACCGCATCCGCACCAACGGGTCCTGGTCGCGCAACTTGTCCAGCCCGGCAGGGGGGTCGAAGGGATCGCTCGCGGCACGTCCCATGGGGAGGACCACCGGCTCTCGAAGCTCTGTCTCCCCCTCGCTCGCGGCGGAGGTGTGCCCGGCTGGGCAGGTCATCGGTTCGTTCTGCATGTGTCCTCCAGAGCAAAGGGCGGCGACGCCAGTGTGGCGCCACTGTGGCGCCAAGGCAAGATCTCTCGATATTCTGGGGCGCCAAGTCCTCGTCGGTCCTCGTGACTTGGAATGCGGTCGCGGTCGTACCGGGAAGGACATCTGGCACGATTTCAAGGCAAGAAAGAGGCAACGCGGCGGTGCCGGAGTCAATACCATCCGGTCGACAGGAACAGCCGACTTCACACCGTACACGTCGGTGAGACATATGGTGGAGTCCAAGAGTTTTGCAGGCCGGCCGTGCATTGCGAGGAAAAGCCGAAGAGCGCGGGCATCCGGATTACTGTCCTGTCGGCGGGACAACCAGCGCCCGGCAGGGTGTCCGCACTGACATCTCTTGCCCTGGGTTTCCCGGGCAATTTACCTTGGCGTTGCGGCCGCCCCTGGGTGCACGCGAAAGCCGCGCACAGTCAACGGATTTGTCTTTGTCGGTGGAGAAAGGAAACTCTCGCAATGGAATCGTGGCCGCGGGTCTACCAGCGAAGTGAGAACGACGAGACGGCAGAACGACAGGACGAGCCTTCGAGCACGCCGACGCCACTCATACAGGAGATCTCAGCGCTGTGGGCGGAATGCCTCAACGGTCGCGAGGTCGGGGCAGACGATGACTTCTTCGCGCTCGGAGGTAATTCACTGATCGGGATCCAGATCATCGATCGGGTGTCGGAGGACTACGGCGTCCAGCTCTCCGTGCGCGACTTCTACCTGGCACTGACCCCGGCCCGGGTCGCCGAGTTGATCGAGCAGGGGAGGGCGCTGCGGTGAGGTTGACACCGGGGGCCGGCCGCGCCATCGATCTCGATGGCGTCGATCTGTTCGACCTGGACCTCTACACATCGGGCGATCCGCACCCGATCTGGGACGTGCTGCGGGCGAAGGCGCCCCTGCACCACCAAGTCCTGCCGGACGGGAGGGAGTTCTGGTCGGTGACCCGGTATGACGACGTCTGCCGCGTGCTCGGCGACTACCGGGAGTTCACCTCGGAGCGCGGCACGGTGGTCACCCACCTCGGGGTGGACGACGTCGCGGCGGGTGTGCTGATGACGTCCACCGACCCGCCGCGGCACACCGAGGTCCGCAGGTCGATCGGCTCCAAGCTCACCGTGCGGACGGTGAGGTCCTGGGAGGACGTGATCCGGCGGGCGATCGTGCGCTTCCTCGAACCGGCGCTCGACGGCGGCACCTTCGACCTGGCCGAGCAGGCGCTGCGCCTCCCGGCGATGGTCACGGGCCCGCTCCTGGGGATCCCGGAGCGGGACTGGGACGAACTCGTGCGGCTGACCGCGATGGTGACGGCCCCCTCGGATCCGCACTTCCGGCTCGGCAGCGAAGCGGCGACGCTGGCCATCTCCCACCACGAGCTCGTCACCTACGTCACCCAGTGGGTCAAACAGCGGCGGTCCGACGGCGGTGAGAACGGGAGCCTGCTTGACCACCTCATGAACGTCCGCGCGGGAGACGCGCCGCTGACCGATGAGGAGATCGCCCTCGACGGCTACAGCATTCTCCTGGGTGCCAATGTGACGACGCCGCACACCGTGTCGGGCACGGTGCACGCGCTCATCGAGCGGCCCGAGCAGTTCGAGAAGGCGCAGGCCGAACCGTCGCTGATCCCGAACCTGGTCGAGGAAGGGCTGCGCTGGACGTCGGCCGCCTGCAATTTCATGCGGTACGCGGTCAAGGACACCCAGATCGGCGGGGGCACGATTCCGGCCGGCGGGGCGGTCGTGGCGTGGATCGGGTCAGCCAACCGGGACGAGTCCCAGTTCTCCGATCCGCACACGTTCGATATCACGCGGAGCGGCGCGAAGCGCCAGATCGCGTTCGGGTTCGGACCGCACTTCTGCATCGGGGCGCCGCTGGCCCGGATGACCCTGCGCATCTTCTTCGAGGAACTGCTCCAGCGGTTCGGATCGATCGAGCTCGCCGGCGAACCGCAGCACCTGCGGTCGTACTTCATCGCCGGGATGACCCATCTCCCCATCGTCGCCCAGAAACGAAAGACGCCATGACATCCGGCTCCACCGCCGCCGCGTCGCCGTGGTTCGTCCGGCCGCAGTCCACCCGTCACCCTGCCCGGATCTTCGGCTTCCCCTTCTCCGGGTCCGGGGCTTCGGCTTTCAGCGCCTGGCCGGCAGCGCTGGACGACGTCGAGGTCTGCCCGGTGCAGTTCCCCGGCCGTGAGAACCGGCTGGGTCATCCCCACTACGGCACTTTCGAGGAACTCGCCGCCGACCTGGTCGAACCACTGGAGCCGCTGCTCGACCGGCCGTTCGCGTTCTTCGGACACTGCTCGGGTGCGCTGCCCGCGTACGAGACCGTGCTCCGACTCGCCGAACTCGGCCTGCCCGGGCCCGACTGCCTCATCGTGTCGGGCCAGCCCGCACCGCACGACGCCTCACGCGACCGGATGCTCACGATGACCGAGCCCCAACTGCGCGCCGAGGTGGAGTCGTTCGTCCGCAACCGGGGGATCGAGCCGAGGCCGGACATGATCGATATGGGTTTGTCCGTGCTGCTCCGTGATCACGTCGCCGCGCGTACCTACCGGCGGGTGGAGCCGATCGCGATCCGGTGCCCCATCGTCGTACTGCACTGGCGGGACGACCCCGACGTGAGCCTCGATGCGCTTGAGGGGTGGCGTCAGTACTCGGATTCGGTCGACTTCCGGGCGCTCGACGGTGGCCGATACGCTTTCATGGACGTGCCCGACGAGCTGCGCAAGTCGTTGACCGGTTGGCGACTGTGGTGACTGTGCGCGATGGCGCCGGGGTGAGCCCGCTCGGACGGTGGTAGGTGTACGCGGCGAGACAAGGGCCATGTGCTGGTACCAGCCGGGCAGCGAGCGCCCTGCGAAGTCCGGCAGCCCGGCGTCCCGCTCCATGGAGCGTGTGAGTTCCGGCGCCAACTCTTGAAGATCGTTCGGCTGAAATGATCCAAGTGGAATGCCGAGTTGGCTGGGTTCATGCCGTCCCCCGAAGTC
Coding sequences within it:
- a CDS encoding cytochrome P450; translated protein: MRLTPGAGRAIDLDGVDLFDLDLYTSGDPHPIWDVLRAKAPLHHQVLPDGREFWSVTRYDDVCRVLGDYREFTSERGTVVTHLGVDDVAAGVLMTSTDPPRHTEVRRSIGSKLTVRTVRSWEDVIRRAIVRFLEPALDGGTFDLAEQALRLPAMVTGPLLGIPERDWDELVRLTAMVTAPSDPHFRLGSEAATLAISHHELVTYVTQWVKQRRSDGGENGSLLDHLMNVRAGDAPLTDEEIALDGYSILLGANVTTPHTVSGTVHALIERPEQFEKAQAEPSLIPNLVEEGLRWTSAACNFMRYAVKDTQIGGGTIPAGGAVVAWIGSANRDESQFSDPHTFDITRSGAKRQIAFGFGPHFCIGAPLARMTLRIFFEELLQRFGSIELAGEPQHLRSYFIAGMTHLPIVAQKRKTP
- a CDS encoding thioesterase II family protein, whose product is MTSGSTAAASPWFVRPQSTRHPARIFGFPFSGSGASAFSAWPAALDDVEVCPVQFPGRENRLGHPHYGTFEELAADLVEPLEPLLDRPFAFFGHCSGALPAYETVLRLAELGLPGPDCLIVSGQPAPHDASRDRMLTMTEPQLRAEVESFVRNRGIEPRPDMIDMGLSVLLRDHVAARTYRRVEPIAIRCPIVVLHWRDDPDVSLDALEGWRQYSDSVDFRALDGGRYAFMDVPDELRKSLTGWRLW
- a CDS encoding phosphopantetheine-binding protein, yielding MESWPRVYQRSENDETAERQDEPSSTPTPLIQEISALWAECLNGREVGADDDFFALGGNSLIGIQIIDRVSEDYGVQLSVRDFYLALTPARVAELIEQGRALR